The Sebastes fasciatus isolate fSebFas1 chromosome 4, fSebFas1.pri, whole genome shotgun sequence genome window below encodes:
- the LOC141766844 gene encoding uncharacterized protein LOC141766844 isoform X2, with product MGVPSAGSSTSSSDHLKVPQHLHSTGGDGAGASEIQGMEGAVSAPSRGNSGANSATADVGSGAMSGLGVQQPQNTPSKRRPVLSISPPPEDLFDDSQMSCQEEPAASAPTGPDSEHSSSMWADDSVSNFSLVSSVSYNDNTEVPRKSRKRTPRQRPGPKPAPPEDSMDVFDADSAKAPHFVLSQLGTDKTSSIASSLESGTAVKGGSLSTQFPQRSDGKELKILVQPETQHRARYLTEGSRGSVKDRTQQGFPTVKLEGVNEPVVLQVFVANDAGRVKPHGFYQACRVTGRNTTACKEVDIEGTTVIEIPLEPSNDMTLAVDRVGILKLRNADVEARIGVAGSKKKSTRARLAFRVNIPQPDGSVLTLQVTSSPILCTQPAGVPEILKKSLHSCSVRGEEEVFIIGKNFLKGTKVIFQENIADDNSWQAEAKIDMDLFHQNHLIVTVPPFHNQSVTSPVSVGIFVMTNAGRSHDAQPFTYTPDSAENSNVRTVKTEGPSLVKTCVFDGQIKSLSSEQPDSSAPPSKRQEDTPMEVSSNPPPTDVFKPSPDPLVAVQQTLELSSSPHPGGESFQSPMPLQPEDVELPQAPPVFPSLESLSTIQKQDIAPTSSFPVPGDTTIPPVTAEVPQQFLRDPQDSIPPESSSNSGGVVVVAMPQIASPSQPQTQQTQVPLFPQEGVAQLERAVRELQAGGNTTLQQVLEAAVVQQQLNSVLYSPSPSADSLQQHVQENMNSLRLGTTDNSLSAQLQIQQQQQIQQIQQQQQIQQQQQIQQQQIQQQQQQQQQQQMQHQQIHQQQHIQQHQIQQQQQMQQQQQIQQQFQQQQQLQQQQILGNLQQQQQQQVLGNMQIQQQLILQPQDQQQLQQQQIMANIQQQQQQQQVLNNIQLQDQQQQNQILTNLQQHQLQQQQQQQQQNQALSNLQQQQQQLQEQEVLETLQQHLQNELLQPQIHSSPQGQQPVSLLQQAGELLTIQTSFPTPPPSHTSPPQQLFQSPRPLAETQGSPQQVQAALLQNTLTVLTSGGLNSEQQPTGSTLYLSPNPQPQQQQQLAFISSMETSNSQPQSVAMFQNQPQAQLSQLQQQSTPMEQQQSPQQNQQQPPQLPMGQQGSLFQSIPNHSQGSPVPQNQLSQPQQTGLLLCTTDLNPQAIPPTILFSTQTQGPSPIGSIGVGIPQPDPAEPMSFQDQSTSGSNSTSAENQQQSLFQEQQPMQVGPSSSSVPSSQPVELFLPQTSLSSLQSTIGSQELSNQAPAPGTTIFVVQGGVGVVANPGQQPPEQLFQTTVGGNVAPQGQANLFVFGIQNDSPQLLNSSGPALPAQGQPQNSSHMQPLLDQPMAQAASTMPAAMHGSLQNTLQAQMQSSLENALQTSLQNAMQTNTQTALQSSLQATIETSLPTPMQTNLQTQMQNSLQNQLQASISASSNMDKIEDILESLQKQ from the exons ATGGGAGTCCCATCAGCTGGCTCCTCTACCTCATCCTCAGACCATCTCAAGGTTCCCCAGCATCTCCACTCCACCGGAGGGGATGGAGCTGGAGCTTCAGAGATTCAAGGTATGGAGGGTGCCGTGTCTGCCCCCAGTAGAGGAAACAGTGGAGCAAACAGCGCAACGGCAGACGTAGGGTCAGGAGCGATGTCGGGGCTGGGAGTCCAGCAGCCTCAGAACACCCCATCCAAACGGAGGCCCGTGTTGAGCATCTCCCCGCCGCCCGAGGACCTGTTCGACGACAGCCAGATGTCTTGCCAAGAGGAGCCTGCCGCATCGGCTCCGACGGGTCCAGACTCGgagcacagcagcagcatgtggGCCGACGACTCCGTGTCTAACTTCAGCTTGGTCAGCTCCGTATCCTACAACGACAACACGGAGGTGCCGCGCAAGTCCAGGAAGCGCACGCCTCGCCAACGGCCAGGGCCCAAGCCCGCTCCCCCGGAGGACAGCATGGATGTGTTTGATGCTGACAGCGCCAAGGCCCCTCACTTTGTCCTTTCCCAGCTGGGCACAGACAAGACCAGTTCCATAGCCAG CTCTCTGGAGTCAGGAACTGCAGTGAAGGGGGGGTCACTGTCTACTCAGTTCCCCCAGAGGAGTGATGGGAAAGAGCTGAAGATCCTGGTGCAGCCGGAGACCCAACACAGAGCTCGCTATCTGACCGAGGGCAGCAGAGGTTCTGTCAAAGACCGCACGCAGCAGGGATTCCCCACCGTCAAG CTGGAAGGCGTGAATGAACCCGTTGTGCTGCAGGTGTTTGTAGCGAACGATGCCGGCAGAGTGAAGCCTCACGGTTTCTACCAGGCGTGCAGAGTGACGGGACGCAACACCACCGCCTGCAAGGAGGTGGACATAGAGGGCACCACTGTCATCGAGATCCCTCTGGAGCCCAGCAACGACATGACACTGGC GGTGGACCGTGTAGGGATCTTGAAGCTGCGTAATGCAGATGTGGAGGCTCGTATCGGTGTGGCCGGGTCCAAGAAGAAGAGCACGCGGGCCAGGCTGGCCTTCAGAGTCAACATCCCCCAACCTGATGGATCAGTCCTCACTCTACAAGTGACCTCATCACCCATCCTCTGCA CCCAGCCAGCGGGGGTGCCAGAGATCCTGAAGAAGAGTCTTCACAGCTGCTcagtgagaggagaagaggaggtttTTATCATCGGGAAGAACTTCCTCAAAGGAACCAAAGTGATTTTCCAGGAGAACATTGCAG ATGATAATTCCTGGCAAGCTGAGGCAAAGATCGACATGGACCTTTTCCATCAG AACCATTTGATAGTGACAGTCCCTCCGTTCCACAACCAGTCAGTCACTTCTCCCGTTTCTGTGGGAATCTTTGTGATGACCAACGCTGGTAGATCACATGACGCCCAGCCCTTCACCTACACTCCAGACTCAG CCGAGAACTCAAACGTCCGGACAGTAAAGACAGAGGGACCCTCTCTGGTCAAGACGTGTGTGTTTGATGGCCAGATCAAATCTCTATCTTCTGAGCAACCCGACAGCTCTGCTCCGCCTTCCAAACGGCAAGAGGACACGCCGATGGAAGTGTCGAGCAATCCCCCGCCCACAGACGTCTTTAAG CCATCCCCCGACCCTCTGGTGGCGGTGCAGCAGACGCTGGAGCTCAGCTCTAGTCCTCATCCGGGTGGAGAGTCCTTTCAGAGCCCAATGCCCCTCCAGCCTGAAGATGTGGAGCTTCCCCAGGCGCCCCCTGTCTTCCCCAGCCTAGAGTCTCTCAGCACCATACAGAAGCAGGACATTGCCCCCACATCCTCCTTCCCGGTGCCGGGTGACACTACCATCCCCCCTGTGACCGCAGAAGTCCCTCAGCAGTTCCTCCGAGACCCTCAGGACAGCATCCCTCCTGAGAGCTCCAGTAACAGTGGAGGGGTGGTAGTGGTGGCCATGCCTCAGATAGCGTCTCCCTCTCAGCCCCAGACACAACAGACACAGGTCCCCCTGTTCCCCCAGGAAGGGGTGGCCCAGCTGGAGAGGGCAGTGAGGGAGCTCCAGGCCGGAGGGAACACCACGCTCCAGCAGGTGTTGGAGGCGGCCGTagtccagcagcagctgaaCTCGGTGCTGTACAGCCCCAGCCCCTCTGCAGACTCCCTCCAGCAGCACGTCCAGGAGAACATGAACAGCCTTCGACTGGGAACCACAGACAACTCGCTATCGGCACAGCTACAgatacaacagcaacaacagataCAGCAgatacaacagcaacaacagatacaacagcaacaacagataCAGCAACAGCAgatacagcagcaacagcagcaacagcagcaacagcagatGCAGCATCAACAGATACATCAGCAACAGCACATACAGCAACATCAgatacaacagcaacaacagatgcagcagcaacaacagataCAGCAACAGtttcaacagcagcaacaactgcAGCAACAGCAAATCCTTGGTAACcttcagcaacaacaacagcagcaggttCTTGGCAACATGCAGATCCAACAACAACTTATATTACAGCCACAAGACCAGCAgcagttgcagcagcagcaaattATGGCCAATattcaacagcaacaacaacagcaacaagtCCTCAACAACATCCAACTTCAGGATCagcaacaacaaaatcaaatacTGACCAACTTACAACAACATCAgctacaacagcagcagcaacaacagcagcaaaatCAAGCGTTGAGCAacctgcagcagcaacaacaacaactgcaagAGCAGGAGGTGTTGGAGACTCTACAGCAGCACCTTCAGAACGAGTTGCTTCAGCCCCAGATCCACTCGTCCCCTCAAGGACAGCAGCCGGTGTCCCTCCTTCAACAGGCTGGAGAGCTGCTCACCATTCAGACCAGCTTCCCAACACCGCCTCCGTCCCACACATCTCCTCCACAACAGCTCTTTCAATCGCCCAGGCCCCTGGCTGAGACCCAGGGCTCCCCACAGCAGGTCCAGGCCGCCCTGCTCCAGAACACGCTGACTGTTCTGACTAGTGGCGGTCTCAACTCCGAGCAGCAGCCTACGGGGTCGACCCTATACCTGTCCCCAAACCCTCagccccagcagcagcagcagctggcttTCATCTCCTCCATGGAGACATCCAACAGCCAGCCCCAGTCCGTCGCCATGTTTCAGAACCAACCCCAAGCTCAGCTCTCCCAACTGCAGCAACAGAGCACCCccatggagcagcagcagtcccCCCAGCAGAACCAACAGCAGCCGCCACAGCTCCCCATGGGCCAGCAGGGCTCCTTGTTCCAAAGTATCCCCAACCACTCCCAGGGGAGCCCTGTCCCCCAGAACCAGCTCTCCCAACCGCAGCAGACAGGCCTCCTCCTCTGCACCACCGATCTGAACCCCCAGGCTATTCCCCCAACGATTCTCTTCAGCACTCAGACCCAAGGCCCGTCCCCTATCGGGAGCATCGGTGTTGGAATCCCCCAGCCAGACCCAGCAGAGCCCATGTCCTTCCAAGACCAGAGCACCTCCGGCAGCAACTCCACCTCCGCCGAGAACCAACAGCAGAGCCTGTTCCAGGAACAGCAGCCGATGCAGGTGGGCCCGAGTTCCAGCAGCGTCCCGAGCAGTCAACCCGTGGAGCTGTTCTTACCACAGACGTCTCTGTCCAGCCTGCAGAGCACCATCGGCTCACAGGAGCTGAGCAACCAGGCTCCGGCCCCCGGCACCACCATCTTTGTGGTGCAGGGTGGCGTGGGTGTGGTGGCCAACCCTGGCCAGCAGCCCCCGGAGCAGCTCTTCCAGACCACCGTGGGGGGGAATGTGGCTCCACAAGGACAGGCCAACCTGTTTGTGTTCGGCATCCAGAACG aCTCGCCCCAGCTGCTCAACTCCTCTGGACCCGCCCTGCCAGCTCAGGGCCAGCCCCAGAACTCCAGTCACATGCAGCCTCTGCTGGACCAGCCCATGGCCCAGGCTGCCTCCACCATGCCGGCCGCCATGCACGGCAGCTTACAGAACACCCTTCAGGCACAGATGCAGTCCAGCTTAGAGAACGCTCTGCAGACCAGCCTGCAGAACGCCATGCAGACAAACACGCAGACCGCTCTGCAGTCCAGTTTGCAGGCCACCATAGAAACGAGCCTGCCGACTCCAATGCAGACCAATCTGCAGACGCAGATGCAGAACAGCTTACAGAACCAGCTGCAGGCATCCATATCTGCATCTTCCAACATGGATAAGATAGAGGACATACTGGAGAGCCTCCAGAAGCAGTGA
- the LOC141766844 gene encoding nuclear factor of activated T-cells 5-like isoform X1: protein MPSDFISLLSSDLDLNSPKSLYSKESVYDLLPKELQLQPSSTQTDPAAMSQKSGGEAGPPPSAALASDATSSTSSPSASSSLAMGVPSAGSSTSSSDHLKVPQHLHSTGGDGAGASEIQGMEGAVSAPSRGNSGANSATADVGSGAMSGLGVQQPQNTPSKRRPVLSISPPPEDLFDDSQMSCQEEPAASAPTGPDSEHSSSMWADDSVSNFSLVSSVSYNDNTEVPRKSRKRTPRQRPGPKPAPPEDSMDVFDADSAKAPHFVLSQLGTDKTSSIASSLESGTAVKGGSLSTQFPQRSDGKELKILVQPETQHRARYLTEGSRGSVKDRTQQGFPTVKLEGVNEPVVLQVFVANDAGRVKPHGFYQACRVTGRNTTACKEVDIEGTTVIEIPLEPSNDMTLAVDRVGILKLRNADVEARIGVAGSKKKSTRARLAFRVNIPQPDGSVLTLQVTSSPILCTQPAGVPEILKKSLHSCSVRGEEEVFIIGKNFLKGTKVIFQENIADDNSWQAEAKIDMDLFHQNHLIVTVPPFHNQSVTSPVSVGIFVMTNAGRSHDAQPFTYTPDSAENSNVRTVKTEGPSLVKTCVFDGQIKSLSSEQPDSSAPPSKRQEDTPMEVSSNPPPTDVFKPSPDPLVAVQQTLELSSSPHPGGESFQSPMPLQPEDVELPQAPPVFPSLESLSTIQKQDIAPTSSFPVPGDTTIPPVTAEVPQQFLRDPQDSIPPESSSNSGGVVVVAMPQIASPSQPQTQQTQVPLFPQEGVAQLERAVRELQAGGNTTLQQVLEAAVVQQQLNSVLYSPSPSADSLQQHVQENMNSLRLGTTDNSLSAQLQIQQQQQIQQIQQQQQIQQQQQIQQQQIQQQQQQQQQQQMQHQQIHQQQHIQQHQIQQQQQMQQQQQIQQQFQQQQQLQQQQILGNLQQQQQQQVLGNMQIQQQLILQPQDQQQLQQQQIMANIQQQQQQQQVLNNIQLQDQQQQNQILTNLQQHQLQQQQQQQQQNQALSNLQQQQQQLQEQEVLETLQQHLQNELLQPQIHSSPQGQQPVSLLQQAGELLTIQTSFPTPPPSHTSPPQQLFQSPRPLAETQGSPQQVQAALLQNTLTVLTSGGLNSEQQPTGSTLYLSPNPQPQQQQQLAFISSMETSNSQPQSVAMFQNQPQAQLSQLQQQSTPMEQQQSPQQNQQQPPQLPMGQQGSLFQSIPNHSQGSPVPQNQLSQPQQTGLLLCTTDLNPQAIPPTILFSTQTQGPSPIGSIGVGIPQPDPAEPMSFQDQSTSGSNSTSAENQQQSLFQEQQPMQVGPSSSSVPSSQPVELFLPQTSLSSLQSTIGSQELSNQAPAPGTTIFVVQGGVGVVANPGQQPPEQLFQTTVGGNVAPQGQANLFVFGIQNDSPQLLNSSGPALPAQGQPQNSSHMQPLLDQPMAQAASTMPAAMHGSLQNTLQAQMQSSLENALQTSLQNAMQTNTQTALQSSLQATIETSLPTPMQTNLQTQMQNSLQNQLQASISASSNMDKIEDILESLQKQ from the exons ATGCCACCTCTTCCACCTCCAGCCCCTCTGCCTCTTCCTCGCTGGCCATGGGAGTCCCATCAGCTGGCTCCTCTACCTCATCCTCAGACCATCTCAAGGTTCCCCAGCATCTCCACTCCACCGGAGGGGATGGAGCTGGAGCTTCAGAGATTCAAGGTATGGAGGGTGCCGTGTCTGCCCCCAGTAGAGGAAACAGTGGAGCAAACAGCGCAACGGCAGACGTAGGGTCAGGAGCGATGTCGGGGCTGGGAGTCCAGCAGCCTCAGAACACCCCATCCAAACGGAGGCCCGTGTTGAGCATCTCCCCGCCGCCCGAGGACCTGTTCGACGACAGCCAGATGTCTTGCCAAGAGGAGCCTGCCGCATCGGCTCCGACGGGTCCAGACTCGgagcacagcagcagcatgtggGCCGACGACTCCGTGTCTAACTTCAGCTTGGTCAGCTCCGTATCCTACAACGACAACACGGAGGTGCCGCGCAAGTCCAGGAAGCGCACGCCTCGCCAACGGCCAGGGCCCAAGCCCGCTCCCCCGGAGGACAGCATGGATGTGTTTGATGCTGACAGCGCCAAGGCCCCTCACTTTGTCCTTTCCCAGCTGGGCACAGACAAGACCAGTTCCATAGCCAG CTCTCTGGAGTCAGGAACTGCAGTGAAGGGGGGGTCACTGTCTACTCAGTTCCCCCAGAGGAGTGATGGGAAAGAGCTGAAGATCCTGGTGCAGCCGGAGACCCAACACAGAGCTCGCTATCTGACCGAGGGCAGCAGAGGTTCTGTCAAAGACCGCACGCAGCAGGGATTCCCCACCGTCAAG CTGGAAGGCGTGAATGAACCCGTTGTGCTGCAGGTGTTTGTAGCGAACGATGCCGGCAGAGTGAAGCCTCACGGTTTCTACCAGGCGTGCAGAGTGACGGGACGCAACACCACCGCCTGCAAGGAGGTGGACATAGAGGGCACCACTGTCATCGAGATCCCTCTGGAGCCCAGCAACGACATGACACTGGC GGTGGACCGTGTAGGGATCTTGAAGCTGCGTAATGCAGATGTGGAGGCTCGTATCGGTGTGGCCGGGTCCAAGAAGAAGAGCACGCGGGCCAGGCTGGCCTTCAGAGTCAACATCCCCCAACCTGATGGATCAGTCCTCACTCTACAAGTGACCTCATCACCCATCCTCTGCA CCCAGCCAGCGGGGGTGCCAGAGATCCTGAAGAAGAGTCTTCACAGCTGCTcagtgagaggagaagaggaggtttTTATCATCGGGAAGAACTTCCTCAAAGGAACCAAAGTGATTTTCCAGGAGAACATTGCAG ATGATAATTCCTGGCAAGCTGAGGCAAAGATCGACATGGACCTTTTCCATCAG AACCATTTGATAGTGACAGTCCCTCCGTTCCACAACCAGTCAGTCACTTCTCCCGTTTCTGTGGGAATCTTTGTGATGACCAACGCTGGTAGATCACATGACGCCCAGCCCTTCACCTACACTCCAGACTCAG CCGAGAACTCAAACGTCCGGACAGTAAAGACAGAGGGACCCTCTCTGGTCAAGACGTGTGTGTTTGATGGCCAGATCAAATCTCTATCTTCTGAGCAACCCGACAGCTCTGCTCCGCCTTCCAAACGGCAAGAGGACACGCCGATGGAAGTGTCGAGCAATCCCCCGCCCACAGACGTCTTTAAG CCATCCCCCGACCCTCTGGTGGCGGTGCAGCAGACGCTGGAGCTCAGCTCTAGTCCTCATCCGGGTGGAGAGTCCTTTCAGAGCCCAATGCCCCTCCAGCCTGAAGATGTGGAGCTTCCCCAGGCGCCCCCTGTCTTCCCCAGCCTAGAGTCTCTCAGCACCATACAGAAGCAGGACATTGCCCCCACATCCTCCTTCCCGGTGCCGGGTGACACTACCATCCCCCCTGTGACCGCAGAAGTCCCTCAGCAGTTCCTCCGAGACCCTCAGGACAGCATCCCTCCTGAGAGCTCCAGTAACAGTGGAGGGGTGGTAGTGGTGGCCATGCCTCAGATAGCGTCTCCCTCTCAGCCCCAGACACAACAGACACAGGTCCCCCTGTTCCCCCAGGAAGGGGTGGCCCAGCTGGAGAGGGCAGTGAGGGAGCTCCAGGCCGGAGGGAACACCACGCTCCAGCAGGTGTTGGAGGCGGCCGTagtccagcagcagctgaaCTCGGTGCTGTACAGCCCCAGCCCCTCTGCAGACTCCCTCCAGCAGCACGTCCAGGAGAACATGAACAGCCTTCGACTGGGAACCACAGACAACTCGCTATCGGCACAGCTACAgatacaacagcaacaacagataCAGCAgatacaacagcaacaacagatacaacagcaacaacagataCAGCAACAGCAgatacagcagcaacagcagcaacagcagcaacagcagatGCAGCATCAACAGATACATCAGCAACAGCACATACAGCAACATCAgatacaacagcaacaacagatgcagcagcaacaacagataCAGCAACAGtttcaacagcagcaacaactgcAGCAACAGCAAATCCTTGGTAACcttcagcaacaacaacagcagcaggttCTTGGCAACATGCAGATCCAACAACAACTTATATTACAGCCACAAGACCAGCAgcagttgcagcagcagcaaattATGGCCAATattcaacagcaacaacaacagcaacaagtCCTCAACAACATCCAACTTCAGGATCagcaacaacaaaatcaaatacTGACCAACTTACAACAACATCAgctacaacagcagcagcaacaacagcagcaaaatCAAGCGTTGAGCAacctgcagcagcaacaacaacaactgcaagAGCAGGAGGTGTTGGAGACTCTACAGCAGCACCTTCAGAACGAGTTGCTTCAGCCCCAGATCCACTCGTCCCCTCAAGGACAGCAGCCGGTGTCCCTCCTTCAACAGGCTGGAGAGCTGCTCACCATTCAGACCAGCTTCCCAACACCGCCTCCGTCCCACACATCTCCTCCACAACAGCTCTTTCAATCGCCCAGGCCCCTGGCTGAGACCCAGGGCTCCCCACAGCAGGTCCAGGCCGCCCTGCTCCAGAACACGCTGACTGTTCTGACTAGTGGCGGTCTCAACTCCGAGCAGCAGCCTACGGGGTCGACCCTATACCTGTCCCCAAACCCTCagccccagcagcagcagcagctggcttTCATCTCCTCCATGGAGACATCCAACAGCCAGCCCCAGTCCGTCGCCATGTTTCAGAACCAACCCCAAGCTCAGCTCTCCCAACTGCAGCAACAGAGCACCCccatggagcagcagcagtcccCCCAGCAGAACCAACAGCAGCCGCCACAGCTCCCCATGGGCCAGCAGGGCTCCTTGTTCCAAAGTATCCCCAACCACTCCCAGGGGAGCCCTGTCCCCCAGAACCAGCTCTCCCAACCGCAGCAGACAGGCCTCCTCCTCTGCACCACCGATCTGAACCCCCAGGCTATTCCCCCAACGATTCTCTTCAGCACTCAGACCCAAGGCCCGTCCCCTATCGGGAGCATCGGTGTTGGAATCCCCCAGCCAGACCCAGCAGAGCCCATGTCCTTCCAAGACCAGAGCACCTCCGGCAGCAACTCCACCTCCGCCGAGAACCAACAGCAGAGCCTGTTCCAGGAACAGCAGCCGATGCAGGTGGGCCCGAGTTCCAGCAGCGTCCCGAGCAGTCAACCCGTGGAGCTGTTCTTACCACAGACGTCTCTGTCCAGCCTGCAGAGCACCATCGGCTCACAGGAGCTGAGCAACCAGGCTCCGGCCCCCGGCACCACCATCTTTGTGGTGCAGGGTGGCGTGGGTGTGGTGGCCAACCCTGGCCAGCAGCCCCCGGAGCAGCTCTTCCAGACCACCGTGGGGGGGAATGTGGCTCCACAAGGACAGGCCAACCTGTTTGTGTTCGGCATCCAGAACG aCTCGCCCCAGCTGCTCAACTCCTCTGGACCCGCCCTGCCAGCTCAGGGCCAGCCCCAGAACTCCAGTCACATGCAGCCTCTGCTGGACCAGCCCATGGCCCAGGCTGCCTCCACCATGCCGGCCGCCATGCACGGCAGCTTACAGAACACCCTTCAGGCACAGATGCAGTCCAGCTTAGAGAACGCTCTGCAGACCAGCCTGCAGAACGCCATGCAGACAAACACGCAGACCGCTCTGCAGTCCAGTTTGCAGGCCACCATAGAAACGAGCCTGCCGACTCCAATGCAGACCAATCTGCAGACGCAGATGCAGAACAGCTTACAGAACCAGCTGCAGGCATCCATATCTGCATCTTCCAACATGGATAAGATAGAGGACATACTGGAGAGCCTCCAGAAGCAGTGA
- the nudt7 gene encoding peroxisomal coenzyme A diphosphatase NUDT7, with product MMFIREETIHILKQFDTGDKFSSLPVPTGSGASRTSSEPSGSPVPPGSGAPVPTRPRASVLIPLLVKNGELFTLMTLRSTQLRTSAGEVCFPGGKRDPSDGDDVDTALREAEEEIGLPAGEVQVVCRLVPIISKSGLLVTPVVGFIDESFCPSPNPAEVSDVFTVPLDFFTSDKDHHAIHGAAGTTGQLHSFHFVDPDSGSRYHIFGLTAMFAILVAALALRKKPQFDVVFDPEDPLLFFQQLLHRRASKL from the exons ATGATGTTCATCAGAGAGGAGACCATTCACATTCTGAAGCAGTTTGACACCGGGGACAAGTTCTCCTCTCTGCCGGTACCGACCGGATCCGGAGCCTCCAGAACCTCCTCGGAACCATCCGGATCCCCGGTACCACCCGGATCCGGAGCCCCGGTACCGACCAGACCCAGAGCGTCGGTTCTGATTCCTCTGCTGGTGAAGAACGGAGAGCTGTTCACCTTGATGACGCTGCGATCAACTCAG cTGAGGACCAGTGCTGGTGAGGTGTGTTTCCCGGGTGGGAAGAGAGACCCGAGTGACGGAGACGACGTGGACACGGCCCTGagagaggcggaggaggagatCGGTCTCCCAGCTGGTGAGGTCCAGGTGGTCTGCAGACTGGTCCCCATCATCAGTAAG AGCGGTCTGTTGGTGACTCCGGTGGTCGGCTTCATAGACGAGTCATTCTGTCCCAGTCCGAACCCGGCCGAGGTCAGTGACGTGTTCACGGTCCCTCTGGACTTCTTCACCAGCGATAAGGACCACCATGCTATCCACGGTGCCGCCGGGACCACGGGGCAGCTGCACTCGTTTCATTTCGTGGACCCTGATTCGGGAAGCCGGTACCACATATTCGGCCTCACCGCCATGTTCGCCATCCTGGTGGCTGCTCTGGCTCTCCGGAAGAAACCCCAGTTTGATGTTGTGTTTGACCCGGAGGATCCGTTACTGTTCTTCCAACAGCTCCTACACAGAAGAGCCAGTAAACTGTGA